aacttctattgctgactctataaaggtttattatatccttgaaaataataaagaacatttcaaacttcaataaactttaaccttaaactgttgtagctttgctacttattcttttaaaacataaaagagctaattaactatttatgacttcaaaatatttgtggcctcttgcctatccattgctcctgaaacttgcggagtgaaatttagatctcaagatcatcaaactcctcttcagggtcttcatcggggtcttcctcagggtttgcatcttcacccatgtcttcatcttgattaggctcacttgccatctcctgttcactttcgagctctgcatccgaatcactagagatctcaatggttggctcatgagccgctgggttaggattctcggcctcaacacctacattctcattctccacagctacatcattttcctctaggtcattatttacactaattcccataggttcttctgtaactgaatccccaacatgactccctacgattttaccgtctctaaacccactttctgccgcttcaataacggtggtcagaatttctgaatcatatttccatctaccatcccaagttccatacttagccaagtttggagttccattatcagaatgcatgtctttaaacttttccttgagttctaggtatggaaatttgttaggtaagcaattaatgatagtggctgctatgatatcctttctcattaagataggttgcccttgaaccttagcataatattcacatccaaacacaattttcttcacataaatatatggggtttctatatcaagtttctcgaaggatcctatattggtatacttggaaagaaacattttatccctaaaataaacaattcaaggtctcactaacaattttccagccaaaacataaacaaggttcagtaatcgataagtttggtggaatcaaacaattctttatgcacttgtaaatgtaacacttaaacaattagcacatgcacatacataacaatcaatttcttatcattgactagctactaatgcacatataattctatcttatatgcccttcttatactacccatctctcataaactaaagcattagaatcgtttatataacgaaataaaagaacgaaaatataataaaattataacgtagagtaataacataaataaaaatataacataaataaaatgaaataagttaagaaaatgcgtagcgaataaattcgagaataaagttattaattcgaaaagatttatatttcctaattaacgaattctaactcttgaaacaactttaaaaaaaattgaactccttttaaaaaaaaaatgtattcatattatttttatttatttgtttgaataataaataataaaaaaaattaaaatgtccaaagtatcactttaacttggaaaaataatttgatttcgaacgtaaATAAGGAATATCGTTTACTTTCAAACAAGGTAAAATGAAATCggcccccaaaaaaaaagtaccaatttttgagcactataatacgtagaatctcgatttttaagaaatttattttaaataactagatagttaggcgcctaaaaatttattaaagtaaaaccttagcttctagataccactttgtaacaccccgacaattctctcttttctaaaacaacattttaatataaaacgtagagaattatcaaggcattatcgcccgtgtgaaaacgttacggcttattcagaattttgcagcggaaaacataaaactaacttttaggttcataaataatctattacatattaggtccaaaccaattaactgaattaaggaaatacgaatagtacgacaaatttcaaatccaagttaacaaattaaatcacttaattaaacgaatagaactacaagctctctaatcccgatcccaatgatgcatcatcttcaaacctgtagatgggcaacgcttattgatccttagagactgctcaccaaagatgggtcatcacaggatcaataaggcatagccatgatcaacacacacaaacaaagcacgtaatcagcaaattaagctgagtactacatactaaaacaacaacaatcctagcatgatactatcaaaccaacaaccctaacatgatactaataaatataagtaaggacagacaaaacgtaataaattgacgattatacttgactagactaagctaggcttaataaccataatattattttagttgaaatagacaatggatcgagttgaccatccagaagtcttcactaaggaagacgaggtacgggcgcgactccgtaacctcagtgacctgcgatatcgaggaacgtttaaataaaaataggacacggtgatcaatccggtcccagaaaaggccatgggctaccaccatgaaccccaactcctgtttgtccgtcacttcagacgtgcacagtctaaagctattgctattcagtttcactttacatgatttacaaattgagattccgttatgactcaaccattacataagacagacagttcacatttgttcacaactgtttttatcttggaattaagtaagtgatcataaaagcatcaatcaagactcattccaacttaaccaacctttcctttaaccatgagcaaccctgtatatgggcataaagtttcaacttactaaacaaggtcctccgcccttataaagtagtgaaaagatagaaagggaacaacaaccaattgatccaacccaatcatatagaataatctagtgttcccaaccaacatgtttgtatcaaacatccatactaacatgttacagttcttatagtgcaaaataagttcaataagtttgtccaacagtattaaacatgcacattcaatataacccagttcgtccataatatcaacatcaccaagttcaacaataatatcaacataaccaagttcaacaacaagattcaacatggtttcaacaattagcacacattccaagcacacaggtatgtacgtaccttgtgtaaacaaactgcaagaccactttaataattcaaaagtcgcctacggagaattctccacctaacaacaaccaatatagactcatatcaattcatattgaattttcagcaacattagggagcttcaaacccttcctaaacataatcagaacatttcccaatatcgaaacttgaatatttgatttcctagcatcatatttattatgttaattattgaaattcgttgaaaactcttcaaagcatcatactttgaatttccagcaatataactactttcaaactactccaaaacataattaacatgtttgaaatcataataacaataactttaataattcctaaacatcctaccatgatttacatcattaaaaaccttaaaattcatactttaaataattaaaaatcaatatttcaatgcatttatataatctgaaattaataatttaattatgcaaacatataattcttgaaattcataatcaaatataatttaaattcaagaaacataattaaatcattaaaacgtaattcaattcattaattagtttagggtttaagaattaaccaaaaagagAGACAAAAGGGTTGCTGGCCGGCGGCAATGGCGGCGGCAGCAGGCGGGTGGTCTACGTCGCGGCGGACAAGCGGTGCGGCGCGACTGGTGGCTGACACCAGTGATGGTGGCGAGGAGAGTGTGCTTGCGTGGAGGAGGAAGGAGGGAGGAGCAGGCTGGGCGGCGGTGCACGAGGAGGCAGCGGCCGTGGCTGGTTGTTGTCCTGGGCGGCAGCGGTGGTGCTGTCGGCGAGGAAGAACTCGCGGTGGTTGCGAGTGGCTGGACGAACGACAATGATTAAGGGGAAGAACCAAAATCGAAACCAAAAGAGAAGGACGAACAAGAAAGGGAAGGAGTTACCGCTGTGATGGTTGCTTATGAGGGCGGTAGCCGGTGGTTGGTGGCGGCGGTCGGTGTTTGACGGCTGGGCAGCAACAAGCAAgggaggagcaacacagttacgtGAAAAGGGGTTTTgggtttcttctttttttttttcacgtgAATTGGAAGTAGAGAAGAGAAGGGGTGTTTTGTTGGGTTTATTGgcttgggctttgcccaattgggctaggagtagaatTTAGAATTTAGGATTTGCTTTCTAATTCCAATAGAACGTGATTCCAAAATCCtaattcgttttaacgtaaaaaTCAAAAgtcaattttgatttcataaatcatttaaaatattcaaaatgtaataacataattatattttaattacatattcatttctaaaattcgtaaattacatttaaatatattaaatatacgttaaaatatataaatagaatataataaaattacgggggattacaagcAAGCCACGAGcaagccacgcgcaaacgcagcaagccgagcaagccacgcttgcgcgcagcccactcgcccactGTGTCGTGGCAacgctgctgggcaacgctGCTGGCCGAACCAGCCATCGCTCCCCGCGCGCGCGGTTTGTtgtgctcgctgccttgctctcctCGCCCTTCCCGCCCACTGCTTGCAGCACATAGCGcatggcagggctgctgccttgcacgCATGTGCCACGCCTCTTGCTcgctgcatcgtaccgcatgggcgacgagctctcttgctcgttgtcgcatgcccgcactatacaacaccccttaagggtaacacttagcatccattgcttcgtgcgtgcaagattcttgaacggatttcataaaaattaaaacttttattattaaatttatcggcgaattaataaatcatattaatttcataaattatgggcgaaaaatcgaaaatttattattcaaattaattttcgattatatttattttcatggattcaaatctaggtcatacaattttaaaacttttcaattttaacaaatttcatggtggtttttaatcataggttcctaattaaattactaattaattatgaaaatcaaatcaaattctaaattatttgaatttcaacaaattaattacaattacaaattaggttgtataattaacaagattaggcattaaaattgttaaacatatacagtaggtcaatcatagattcaagatttacaaacaagaatcgcaaatatttaatttaacatcataaaaattataaattttgcgttcgaaaactaaaacctccgaaaagtcatagttaggcttcgaatttgggaattctgggtttggcatcaaatatttgattttagtcacaattttaaaatgtcgtttacatgcgaaattcactataaaattatacgattccgaccattattgattAAACTGccaaaaatcctgcgaacatataattaaataatctcacgaatttgcaattaattacaatcaacaaaattaatcacccctttaattcattgcaaatttataaaatttaaccatgttaactataattgattatgaaattaattagaggctcgtgataccactgttaggttatgacaaatataaaacatatatttcatgcggaaaaaccataaagccaggaatccaaattaattgccacatagtcaattagcataatctaggatacatacatgtgacgcgtgccttccctagctgctcccgaaccgaacaagaaaaattttatgactccaagtgtagtccctccgtagatagtccacagcacgttcggatccgccttagattcaattaactagaatttagcctaaggtattatgttattcgtacttaattatttggcaaattattaagcttagtttttaacttaaaactatatgaatactttagATTGATGTGTATAAACTGTGAtttccatcacctatttatagggtaggattattggaactagaaacctactaggattcaatttatctaattcaattagaattagtcttaaattaaatctattgattttagtgtttagcttaacaactaactctagtagttttaggaaaataatctaatcGGACAAATCCTAAACGACTAAGGATTCGAAACACGCACGAACACAACGACACGCATGAACAACCCACAAGAGGCGCTGCCCACGTGCGTGGgttggctcggcccagcagcgctggtaCGCAGCCCTCGAAGGGCGCGCCAACCTGTTGCctcgccttggctgggcctggccttgccttgtgctcggctgggccttgCCTTGGTGGGGCGGCCTGTTGCTGTTGCTTGCTTGCCTTAGCGCGGGCTTCgttaggcgcgggcctagcttcgtgctgagccttgcgtctagcaagctcgtttgatgtttatttcgtacgtcgcgcttccgatttattttccgattccggaattcatttccaattcgaacaatatttaatatttccgattccggaattaattttcgtttcgaacaaatatttaatattttcgattccgataatatttccgattccggcaatatttctgtttccgacaatatttccgattccgacaaattccatttccgataatattttccgatacgtaccatgtttccgtttccggcaacatctacgacttggataatatttatatttccgatacgatccatatttccgtttccggcaatatcatcgtttctggagtattcataatttgccttttgacgatttcagctcccactggaatcgagatccgtcgattccgaatatccataaatggagtatttaattcacttaaatacttgatccgttcacgtactatttgtgtgaccctacgggttcagccaagagtaagctgtggattaatattattaattccacttgaactgaagcggcctatagctaggcatacagttcacttgatctcactgaattattaacttgcataattaattaatactgaaccgcatttattagacttagcatttaatgcatacttggaccaagggcattatttccttcattcctTGATTTACTTGTTCTTGTTAATGAAGGAGATAAATTCGGAATTTCTCAACTTAACCCAAGGGACTGAACTTTCAACTCAAAGGGACTAAActtttatttgatttggttaATTTTGGCCGGAAAGTGAACAGTGAAAAAAAGTTACAGGTCCTAAACAGTGAAAAAATCAAAAGGttaggccccatgtttatgctatataatatatatttcgaaatcataaaatattgggTATTACACGGTAGGATATCTTTGACTCAAAGATAGACTAGAAAGGGCACCCAAGaagaggaagtattttcggatatcagatatgtggtTGTAAATACACAtcatagcaaaagacaaaataggaaaaatgacaaaaaagaaattacatggtacttttttaaacaaaaatggtactttgtttacagaatgatactttttttacatgaatgaTACTTCGAATTTTGTcgtttagctatttgtcttttagctgatatgtgtattgacacacatatctgatatccgaaaaaacaACCTCCACTCAAGAATAACAAGTCCCTGACGGCCTTCGCATCCTATTAAGTCCAGTCAGCATAATAGGGAAGATATGCCACATCAGTCCTAAGGAAGGGGGTCATTATCCTACTGATAATAGATCCTATTATCCGTACGGGTTGTCCAACTATATATATGGATACTCATTTGTTGTCAAAGGTACACGATCCAACACTCATTCCAATGTACATTTATTAGAGACCAATCAACATTAActaacttaggcatcggagagGTGATCCTAGAATCACCCTCGAGACTAGTTAACCCTTTTTCTGTGCAGGCTACAATCGGCACACAAGCAAAGAGAATCCGATCAGCCCCTATCACTGTTCTAAGTCCCTTACCGGAACAGCTTCCACCCATCCATCACAGCCTCACCTCTTGAGCTATTGGCATTGACAcctttaggtaatttgtttctacGCAGCCAGGAGAAAAGAAGAGATGCATCTCTAGTTTCGTAACCGATGGTTTTGTTAAAATATACAAGCTTGCCTACACATCTCTAGTTTCAGTAATGCAGTCTCTGTTTTGAATCCAATTGTATGTTTGTTCCTTTTAGCTATCTGTAGGCATAATAGTAACATAGAAGGTCATAACTCACATGCCTTCTTTTCTTTTGACAAAGGTGACCTGTGATATCCCGATGTCAATTATGTTGGAGATATTACCAAGATAACTTTCAGCTCAGAGCTATCCCATTACCTGCTGACTGAACTATAACCTGTTTCCTTTATCAAGCTTCCATCCATAAATACTTCTCTTACGTTCATTGCTTCATCCCATCTCATAGTTGAAGCATATAAATTAGACAGCAATATAGGATATCCACTGTTTTGGGGTGACATCTGCAGTAGCTTTTTCCCAGCCATTTCACCAAGTTCTATGTTATTGTACATTCTACAGGCATCCATAAAAGCACCCCATATGACAGCAGAATCAGAAGGATTCACATTGTGAAGCTGACTACTTATTACCAGCTTATACGCTTCTTCTAATCTCCCAGCCCTTCCAAACATGTTAATGATGCATGTCCAATGCTCGAAAGTTGGCtgaattttgtatttatttACCATTAGATCAAAATACTTGCAACCTTCATCGATCATACCAGAATGGGCACAAGAAGAAAGCAGAGCAGTGAACGTAATGAAATCAGGTTCATACCCATAACCATTCATCTGGTACAGAAGTTTACACGCCTTTTCTGCCTGACCATTCACTCCATATCCAGCAATCATTACATTCCAAGACCATTGATCTCTGATTTGACCCATATGCACAAATACAGAACTTGCACTGGCTATAAAGCCATTCTTTGCATACGCGTCTATCAGTGAATTCATGACCATCGTCTCAGAATCAAAGCCAAGTTTTAAAATATATGCATGAGCCACAACAGCACCATGAGTAGTTAAGGAGGCTGCAGATGCTCGGACAACAGAGATAATTGTCAGGTGATCAGGTGAACTCGCACTTTCGAACTGCATTTGGTAGAACATTTTCATGGTACTGGAGTAAGAAGCAATTTTCACATATCCAGAAAGCATAGTATTCCATGTCACGGTATTTGTAAAATTCATTAGGGCAAAAAGCTTTTCCGAGTTCTCCATAGATTTGCACCTTATGTACATGTCCAGAAGTGCATTTTCAACCATGAGAATAGAAGAAAAGCCTTTAACTAGTCCATACCCATGAGCCATACTTCCTAGCTTCAATGATCCTAGCAGGCCACACATTTGCAGAAGTAAGGTTATAGTGATCCAGTCAGGTGAAATCTGTCTGTGaagcatttttttaaaaagctgCATGCCCTGATCAGCATTATTATCTAAATAATATCCTGTAAGCATCGTATTCCATGTAGGAGTATCAGCCTCTTCGATTCCATAAAACAACCCCTCAGCTGATGCTACATCAGAACATTTTCCATATGCGTCTATCATAGCAGTACCTAGGACGACATCAGATCCCATATTGAAGCCTTTCTTCAAAATTAGTGCATGGATTAACCTTATTCCTTCAATATTTTCTACATTGGAATACGCAGGTATGATGTTTGCAAGAGTGAATGGATCAGGCTTAAAATTTGAATGCATACGCACTTTGTTGAAAAAATTCACTGCCCTATGATAATAGGCAGCTTTTGAATATCCGGAAATCAGTGAATTCCAGGAAACCAAACTCTTCTCAAACATATCTTCTTCAAATAACATTTCTGCACACTCAATATTCCCACACTTAGCATACATGTCAAGAATGGCTGTCCCTAAACGAAAATCAGACAATAACCCAGCTCGAATGCAATGTCCGTGAACACTCATTCCTTGCTCAAGATGTCCAGCCTGACCACAAGCAAAAGCCAAACCAAGAAGAGTAACATTGTTGTGAATAATATCTCCACACTCCTTCTTGGCCAGGAAAATATCGAAAGCTTTCATCCAATTCCCAGATTGTGCATATCCTGTGATCAACGTGTTCCAAGAAACCAAGTCTCTCTCTTCCATCGCATTAAAAGTACAACACGCCAAGTCTAGCTCGCGCATCTTGACATACATTGAGATCAACAAATTGCAAATATAAACACTCTTCACTAACCCATTATGAACAACGAAATCATGCACACACCTCCCCTTCTCCAATATTCTCAATTCACCACAGGCAACTATGGCTTGCCGAACTGATTCCAAACATGGTGTAAAACCCGATTTAATCCCCTCCTCAAAAACAACCAGCGTCTCCTCGAATAGCCGAGCAGACCCGAATCCACGAATTACAAAGTCAAAATATTTTCTATCTCTGGTGGACATTTCCTCGAACAGTTGATATGCATTTACATTTTTGCCGAATTTTAAGTAAAGATGAATCAAGCTAGTGTTGATATCAATTGAAGCCACAAATCCACTTTTTAAAACAAACCCATGATAGCACTTCCCGAGATTTTGATGGGAAATCTTAATGCAAGATTTAAGAAGAAACGGGATGGCAAATGGGTCAGAATTTGAACAGGAAATAATTGATTTAACATTCTTGAAAAGGGTAAGAGATTGCAGGAATTTGTGGGTCTCAACGAGGGATTTGATTAGGGAAGTTGATGGCATTATGAGACTAAAGTGGAAGAAGAGAGCAAAAATAATGCCGTTTGTTTTTTGTGTTGGGTGATTTTTAGCATTGGCGggatgtttttttatttttttatcggAAAAttggtgaaaaaaaaaaaacttatatttcgttttttttattgaaaaaacacttaatttttttcaaaaacttTTTCGTGTCCATGATCTACGGTATTTTACGGTGTATCAGTATAGCaagtaaaaagtaaaaaatagaACTTATTCAATGTAAAAAGTGACCCAGATTAAAGATAAAAGTGAATCCGACCAAAGACATAAGTGACCTTGTTCGAGGAGTGGACTAAAGTTATCTTAATAAAGGATAAACGTGACCCTAAAGAATGAAAAATATGACCCTAACAATAAAcaatacggatttttcatgaaatacccccgaattttcgcgtaattcaccaaatgcccctcgactttcagaaatacataaaatacccctatttcaatacTTATTACACGAAATACCCTTATGACGTCATCAACCCTAATTAACccaattaacccacccattaacccatttTTCCCCTAATTACTTTTTCGTTTCTCTCACCCCCTTCCTCTTCCCTTCCTTCCATGGAAGTTACTTTGCTGCTACTCTGCCCTTCGTCTTCGTCGAACCCGCAGCCCAGAAACGACCAAATCACCTCCTCCAAACGATGGCGCCGCCGGTAATTTCGCCGCTAATCAGAACTTCCGTTGAGTTCACCGAGTCGAACTCACAGCAGAGGTGAATCACTCGATTGAACGATTCCGACCATTTTTCTTCAATCCTTTGCATTTTCTTCCAAAAAGAAACCCCACAAACTACCAAATCGTTCGAATTTGATTTTCTGTCAAAACGTAATCCCACAAACTACCAACAAATTCTAAACGAACTTCCCAGCTTTACCCAGAATTCACATTAATTAAAATCCAATTAAACACAAAGCTAACCCAAATTTCAAAATTGCGAAAACAGTAAAGAGGAGAAGAGGGTATACTATTGTTCCTATGATTAATCATCTCTAATGATGTTGTCAATAGAGGGTGATGAACTATATATCATCTACCATAACATGATCGACGGAAGAGATTCCTTCCTGCTGCTGTTGTTGGGCTGCTGCTACGGCTGGTTCAAGAGGGTTTCCATGTCCCGCATCCTAGTCCTGGGAACGCAAGTGAGAAGAAATATGGAATGAATTAAGAGAAAATTGAAGAGATTCAGAGAAAAAATGAAACGGTGGCAAGGTGGTGGAGGAATCTGGGTTGCTTGATTCGTGAATCGGGGTTGTTTGATGTTTGAGGGGTATTTTAATAgcagtggtggtggttgttaCGGTGGCAGGAGGAGGAGATTTTGAGGGGTTAATTGAAGAAGGAAGGGGAAGAGACCAGTGAGttaatggaagaaggaagggagagagaaaagaaaaagaaattggtgggttggtgggttaatgggtgggtcAATGGGTGGGTTGTTAGTGGGTGGGTTAATTAGGGGTGTTAATTAGGGATTAGGTACTTTAATTACACGTTAAGGGGTTGATTATGGGGTTGATGACGTCATTAAGTATATTTggtgtatttagttttgaaataggggtatttcGTGTAATAAGTATTGAAAcaggggtattttatgtatttctgaaagtcgaggggcatttggtgaattacgcaaaaattcgggggtatttcatgaaaaatccgtaaacaATAAAGTGACCCTGATCAAAAGTGATATGCTGGTTACAGGTTATAACTATACCCAATACAACACCAACAATGAGAATACGCCAATACACAAGTGTAATATAGGTAGTATGCTATGTGGGACTTGAACCCACACCatgtacaatattgtacattgctctaccatttgagctaataacCTTGAAAATAAGGTAACTTGTAACTACAATAAAGAAAACTAATAATATCAATAAGGGTAACTAAAATAACAGAACATGTGCGGATAATCTTCCTCTTTTTGGCCGCCACACAATATATTATCGTAGATCGGCTTTTCTAAAAAGTTTGtgaatttttttactttttttttgataGATAAACACATTTTTTCTCTGCTGAGCAAGAATATGAGTCTTTTCTGCCTGTTTCCTTCCTACATTAATACACATAAGctgtaaaaaaaagaacaagagaAGCTGCTTCTCGAATTTAGCCACGATTGTGGCAATGTGTGTACTAGCTTTAGAGCTGATCATGGGTGGGACGACCCATTAAGCCTGGTCCATATCCAGCCCATTTAAATAGCGGGCTTGGACAAcggtttttgaaaaaaattaaaagtttgGGTGGGCCACGCCTAGCCCGTTAATGTTAATGGGCGGACAAGGGCAAGATAATATTTTTCGCGTGAAAGTCCGCCCGGTccgtttattaaaaaaaaaaaatttatcttTTAGTTGGTCGGTTATACTTAATTGTTTCTTTTTCAAAATTCTGAACTAATAGAAAAACAACGGATTCTTGACTTTTCAgtgcgtaaaacgttttcattatTAACTTATCTATTTAAGGCAAATAACTTTTCTTTCTCACATTTTTACAAGAATATCCCACGATTAAAAATTTTcactttattttataatatgaaACACGAAAAATTTAGAGATAATTT
This sequence is a window from Spinacia oleracea cultivar Varoflay chromosome 1, BTI_SOV_V1, whole genome shotgun sequence. Protein-coding genes within it:
- the LOC110803681 gene encoding pentatricopeptide repeat-containing protein At2g04860-like; translated protein: MPSTSLIKSLVETHKFLQSLTLFKNVKSIISCSNSDPFAIPFLLKSCIKISHQNLGKCYHGFVLKSGFVASIDINTSLIHLYLKFGKNVNAYQLFEEMSTRDRKYFDFVIRGFGSARLFEETLVVFEEGIKSGFTPCLESVRQAIVACGELRILEKGRCVHDFVVHNGLVKSVYICNLLISMYVKMRELDLACCTFNAMEERDLVSWNTLITGYAQSGNWMKAFDIFLAKKECGDIIHNNVTLLGLAFACGQAGHLEQGMSVHGHCIRAGLLSDFRLGTAILDMYAKCGNIECAEMLFEEDMFEKSLVSWNSLISGYSKAAYYHRAVNFFNKVRMHSNFKPDPFTLANIIPAYSNVENIEGIRLIHALILKKGFNMGSDVVLGTAMIDAYGKCSDVASAEGLFYGIEEADTPTWNTMLTGYYLDNNADQGMQLFKKMLHRQISPDWITITLLLQMCGLLGSLKLGSMAHGYGLVKGFSSILMVENALLDMYIRCKSMENSEKLFALMNFTNTVTWNTMLSGYVKIASYSSTMKMFYQMQFESASSPDHLTIISVVRASAASLTTHGAVVAHAYILKLGFDSETMVMNSLIDAYAKNGFIASASSVFVHMGQIRDQWSWNVMIAGYGVNGQAEKACKLLYQMNGYGYEPDFITFTALLSSCAHSGMIDEGCKYFDLMVNKYKIQPTFEHWTCIINMFGRAGRLEEAYKLVISSQLHNVNPSDSAVIWGAFMDACRMYNNIELGEMAGKKLLQMSPQNSGYPILLSNLYASTMRWDEAMNVREVFMDGSLIKETGYSSVSR